One segment of Drosophila ananassae strain 14024-0371.13 chromosome 3R, ASM1763931v2, whole genome shotgun sequence DNA contains the following:
- the LOC6504238 gene encoding tRNA (cytosine(38)-C(5))-methyltransferase, with translation MGFRVLELFSGIGGMHYAFQCAQLEGEVVGAMDVNTVANAVYAHNFGQKTVKTRNIQSLTEKEVTKVNANMILMSPPCQPHTRQGLQKDTEDRRSDALTHLCALIPECKTLQYILMENVKGFECSQARNQFVDALEKAEFYWREFILTPTQFNVPNTRHRYYCIARKLQDFEFPGGKIWEEMPGLKADRQPSTKISEIVEEDVASNFLVPDDVLTKRVLVMDIIHPTQSRSMCFTKGYTHYTEGTGSAYTPLSEEESHRLFKLLEDTEDAEARLKLLHQIKLRYFTPREVARLMSFPEEFTFPGETTNRQKYRLLGNSINVKVVGELIKLLTTI, from the exons ATGGGGTTTCGCGTTCTGGAGTTATTCAGCGGTATCGGTGGAATGCATTATGCGTTTCAAT GTGCACAACTTGAGGGTGAAGTTGTGGGCGCCATGGATGTAAACACGGTGGCCAATGCCGTCTATGCGcacaattttggtcaaaagacTGTAAAAACGCGAAATATTCAAAGCCTTACCGAAAAGGAAGTCACGAAAGTTAACGccaatatgattttaatgtcGCCGCCTTGCCAACCACACACTCGTCAAGGATTGCAGAAAGACACAGAGGACAGGCGATCTGACGCACTTACTCACCTTTGTGCTCTCATTCCGGAATGCAAAACCCTACAGTACATTCTCATGGAGAATGTCAAGGGATTTGAATGCTCCCAGGCAAGAAATCAGTTTGTGGACGCTCTGGAAAAGGCGGAATTCTATTGGAGAGAGTTCATATTGACACCCACCCAGTTTAACGTCCCCAATACGAGACATCGCTACTATTGCATCGCCCGCAAGCTCCAGGACTTTGAATTTCCGGGTGGGAAGATCTGGGAGGAGATGCCTGGACTTAAAGCTGATAGACAGCCTTCTACGAAAATCTCAGAAATAGTAGAAGAGGATGTAGCGTCGAACTTCCTGGTTCCAGATGATGTTTTAACTAAAAGAGTCCTTGTTATGGACATAATTCATCCCACACAAAGTAGATCCATGTGCTTCACCAAGGGTTACACCCATTACACTGAAGGAACAGGATCCGCATATACACCGCTCTCGGAGGAGGAATCACATAGATTATTTAAATTGCTCGAGGATACTGAAGATGCGGAAGCCCGATTGAAGTTGCTCCACCAAATAAAATTGCGGTACTTTACGCCGCGGGAGGTTGCACGTCTGATGAGTTTTCCCGAGGAATTCACTTTTCCGGGCGAGACGACGAATCGACAGAAATATCGCCTGCTTGGGAACAGCATTAATGTTAAAGTAGTAGGCGAATTAATAAAGTTGCTAACcactatttaa
- the LOC6506075 gene encoding probable ribosome production factor 1 produces MVKIKRKQAPQPVEEDSDSDSSFAEDGPEDVEIPSEDSDSDNEVEADKKVLKKSEDSGADGQDDEDEDEDDEEEEDEDDEDEDNNETRIPVLNPLSLMRNKEQRMALYKKMKKEKHKKKMQERRARRKAGVPANPGHTIESLREKDQTEVSNLNDSDNEELQKELELDDFSSYFERSYEPKVLITFADNPVTKTRKFGLELSRIFPNALVKIRNKSSVKKICKSAEREQFTDVVIINEDRRKPNGLLVIHLPSGPTAHFKVSNVKLTSDIKRDHKEITKHRPEVILTNFTTRLGLTVGRMLGALFHHDPEFRGRRAVTFHNQRDYIFFRHHRYEFSKEGKRVKLRELGPRFTLKLRSLQEGTFDSKTGDYAWIISNKRHSMESRRRFFL; encoded by the coding sequence atggTAAAAATTAAGCGAAAACAAGCGCCCCAGCCTGTGGAGGAGGATTCTGACAGCGACTCCAGCTTTGCCGAGGATGGCCCCGAGGACGTGGAAATTCCTAGCGAAGATTCCGACAGCGATAATGAAGTTGAGGCAGACAAAAAGGTGCTGAAGAAGTCGGAAGATTCTGGTGCAGATGGCCAAGATgacgaggatgaggatgaagacgacgaggaggaggaagacGAAGACGATGAAGATGAAGATAATAACGAGACCCGCATACCCGTGCTTAATCCCCTAAGTTTGATGCGCAACAAGGAGCAGCGCATGGCGCTctacaaaaaaatgaagaaggAGAAGCACAAGAAAAAGATGCAGGAGCGCCGAGCCAGGCGAAAGGCGGGTGTTCCGGCCAACCCTGGACATACCATCGAAAGCTTGCGTGAGAAGGATCAAACAGAGGTGTCTAATCTCAACGACTCTGACAACGAAGAATTGCAGAAAGAGTTGGAACTGGACGACTTTAGCTCATATTTTGAGCGCTCCTACGAGCCCAAGGTTCTGATAACCTTCGCAGACAATCCAGTTACCAAGACGCGCAAATTTGGCCTGGAACTCTCGCGTATATTTCCCAACGCCTTGGTTAAAATTAGGAACAAGTCGTCTGTAAAGAAGATTTGCAAGAGCGCCGAACGTGAACAGTTCACCGATGTGGTGATTATAAACGAAGATCGCAGAAAGCCTAACGGACTGCTGGTCATCCACTTGCCTAGTGGCCCGACTGCCCATTTTAAGGTTTCCAATGTAAAGCTGACATCTGATATTAAGCGTGATCACAAGGAGATCACCAAGCACAGGCCAGAGGTGATACTAACAAACTTTACAACACGACTGGGTCTCACCGTGGGTCGAATGCTCGGCGCCTTATTCCACCACGATCCAGAGTTCCGCGGACGAAGGGCGGTTACGTTCCACAACCAGCGCGATTACATATTCTTCCGGCACCATCGCTACGAGTTTTCCAAAGAGGGTAAGCGCGTTAAACTGCGCGAATTAGGCCCCAGATTCACGCTCAAGCTGCGTTCCCTACAAGAGGGAACATTCGACAGTAAGACGGGAGACTACGCCTGGATCATCTCCAATAAGCGCCACTCTATGGAATCACGACGACGATTCTTCCTGTAG
- the LOC6504237 gene encoding peroxisomal biogenesis factor 19, whose translation MSEEKQNGDELNDLLDSALQDFDKSGGSGDKGDKDKSKATDAAAEEGGDGSEDPDAFFIEQAKVLADRMNTLFGGPNTPTGDIPPLPQDPDQIMAGFKKMAEAAALTLSGENSANDEDVSKYSDSISQALKGLQEGSENLTAPASENDIASMFGSLNLEGTGEADGNMFLPFMEGMMQSLLSAEILLPSIKELLDKYPKYLEENDAKLSAEDKERYQKQLELYKVIEGHLQSEKPDDSAAIKREKFRVVLDDMRKLQDYGQPPPEILAETGGDLPFGDPSAAGLAAGPNPQCPTM comes from the exons ATGTCTGAAGAAAAGCAAAATGGAGATGAATTAAACGACCTGCTGGACA GTGCTCTGCAGGATTTCGACAAATCCGGTGGCAGCGGTGACAAGGGGGACAAGGACAAATCCAAGGCCACAGATGCGGCAGCTGAAGAAGGTGGCGACGGATCAGAAGATCCCGATGCATTTTTCAT TGAGCAGGCCAAGGTACTGGCCGATCGCATGAACACGTTATTTGGTGGGCCAAACACACCCACTGGGGATATTCCACCCCTGCCTCAGGATCCAGACCAGATCATGGCCGGATTCAAGAAGATGGCCGAGGCGGCAGCCCTTACTCTTAGTGGCGAGAACTCAGCCAACGACGAGGATGTGTCCAAGTACTCCGACAGCATTTCACAGGCGCTCAAGGGTCTGCAGGAGGGTTCCGAGAATCTGACGGCACCCGCTTCCGAAAACGACATAGCCAGCATGTTCGGCTCTCTGAATTTAGAGGGC ACTGGTGAAGCCGATGGTAACATGTTCCTTCCCTTCATGGAGGGAATGATGCAAAGCCTACTTTCCGCTGAAATCCTGTTGCCAAGCATCAAGGAACTGCTGGATAAGTACCCCAAGTACCTAGAAGAAAACGACGCCAAGCTGTCGGCCGAGGACAAGGAGAG ATACCAGAAGCAATTAGAACTCTACAAGGTGATCGAGGGGCATTTACAGAGCGAAAAGCCCGACGATTCGGCGGCCATCAAACGGGAGAAGTTCCGCGTAGTTCTGGACGATATGCGCAAACTGCAGGACTACGGTCAACCGCCACCAGAAATTCTGGCTGAAACGGGCGGAGATCTACCGTTCGGTGATCCCTCTGCTGCCGGCTTGGCTGCCGGTCCGAATCCGCAATGCCCCACCATGTAG